CCAGATGCGTCGCCAGCGCCAGACGATCAAGACGGCCTGGCCGCGCTGCGGTCCCTGGGGACGATCCTCCTCGACGACACCATCGGCGACGCCGCATTGCGGTCGCGGCTGTTCGCCGTCGTGCCCCGCGAGGAACTCGCGGCCCAGGTGGCGGGACTGGACGAGTGGGTCACCGGTGCCCGGAGCGACGTGTTCCACGGCCTCGTCCGGCGGTTCGCCCACCTGCGGCAGTACGCGCCGATCCTGCTCCGCACCCTGGAGTTCTTCCCCGACGCCGGCGCCGGCGATGTCCCCTGCCTGGAGGCCCTCCGGGTCCTCAAGGAGATGAACGCGGATTCCCGGCGCAAGCTCCCCGACGACGCCCCACGGACTTCATCCCGAGGCGGTTGCTGCCCCTGGTCGTGACCGACGGCAAGCCGGACCGCAAGGCCTGGGAGTGCGCCTTGCTGCTGAAGCTCAAGGACGACTTGCGATCGGGCAACCTCTCGGTCAAGCACGGCAAGCGGTTCGGCCGGTTCGAGGACTACTTCCTGCCCGGGGAGCGCTGGGAGCCGCTGCGGCAGCCCTTCTTCCGGCGGTCCGGCTGCCCGCCGACCCCGGGGATGTCCCCGGTCACCTGACGAAGCGCCTCGACGCGGCCTACGACCTGTTCCTCGCGACGGCGCCCGCGAACAGCTACGCCACGGCGGATGAGGACGGCTGGCATCTCTCCACCGACGCCACGAGGCCCCGGACGCCGAGGCCAGGGGCGGCTGGGAGAGCTCCGCCGGTGGCTGTCCGAGCACATGCGGACGGTGCGCCTGCCCGACCTGCTCATCGAGGTCGACAACGACCTGCGGTTCACCGACCACTTCCTGCCGCCGGCCCAGCGCGGGGGGCGTGACGCGGAGGACGTGTGCACGCTCCTGGCCGTCGTGCTGGCGCACGGCTGCAACCTCGGCCTGCACACGATGGCCCGGATCACCAGGGCGTCACCTACAAGCAGCTCAAGCGGGTCAGCGATTGGCAGATGACCGAGGAGGCGCAGCGTGCCGCCCTCGCGGCCCTGGTGCACGCCATCTCCCGCCTCGACGCCACGCTGCACTGGGGCGACGGCCGGACCTCGGCCAGCGACGGGCAGCGGTTCGCCCTGCCCCGCAAGGTCCTGCAGCAGACCTACAGCACCCGGTTCAGCGACTTCGCCTTGGAGTTCTACTCCTTCGTCGCCGACAACTACGCGCCGTTCTACAGCCTGCCCATCGAATGCACCGACCGGGACTCGGCCTTCGTGCTCGACGGGCTCTGCTACAACGAGAGCGACCTGGAGCTGGAGGAGCACTACACCGACACGCACGGCTACACGGAGATCAACTTCGCGGCGTTCGCCATGCTGGGCCGCCGGTTCTGCCCGCGCATCCGCGGCCTCCGGAAGCAACGCCTCTACCGCCTCGACGCCGGGCGCGACTACGGGCCGCTGGCCGGCCTGGTGAGCCGCGCCGATCGCACGATCGACCCGCAGGTCATCGTCGAGCAGTGGGACCGGATGGGCCAGTTCTACGCGTCGCTGGAGCGCGGCCACACGACCGCCTCGGTGGCGCTGAAGCGCCTGGCCTCGTGCACGGCCAAGAACCGCTTCTACCGGGCCAATCGCGACCTGGGCCGGATCTTCAAGACCGAGTTCCTGCTGAGCTACCTGTGCGAGCCGCAGCTGCGGTCGCGGATCCGGCGGGGCCTGCTGAAGGTCGAGCAGCTGCACGCCCTGGCCCGGGACGTCTATTACGGCCGGCGGGGCCGGATCAACGCCCGGGAGCTACACGAGCAGATGAACTCGTGCAGCTGCCTGACGCTGATCCTGGCGTGCGTGATCTACTGGCAGGCCAAGGAGATCTCGCGGGTCGTGCGCTGGTGCCAGCCCGAGGACGACAAGGACAAGCTCGACATCGCGCTGTTGGAGCACGTCAGCCCCATCGAGTGGGACAACGTGATCCTGTACGGGCAGTACGTCCTGGACCGCGCCCAGGTCCGCTGACGGGCGTCCTTAGAGCATATTTTCGCAGCAATCTGGGCGGTACCCTTCAGAGGGCCAGCAGCGCCCGGACCTCGTCCCGCTGCCACCGGTCGAAAAGGTCCGGGTCGAGTCCGGTGCGACGGGCCCGGTCGAGCTGCTCCCGGAAGCGATCGTCGAGACCGGCCTTCCGGTAGGCCCGGGCCAGGAAGTAGTGGCGGTCGGCCGTCGGCTCCAGCTCGACGCAGCGCTCCAGTGCCCGGATCGCCTGATCGAACCGCCCGAGCCGGGTGAGGATCACCCCCCGGGCGCCGAGGATCTTGGGGGCCGGCCCGATCGCGGCCTCCAGGCGATCGAGCTGCTCCAGGCCTTCCTCGGGCCGGTCGAGCCCCTCGGAGAGGACCAAGGCGAGGTTGTAGAGCGCCTGCTGGTCGCCGGGACGGCGATCGAGGACCCGGCGGTAAATCTCGGCCTCGGCCTGGTACGCGCCGACCTGGTGATGCAGGATGGCCGAGGGGAGTAGCAGGTCGGGGTCGTCGGGCCGGCGGCGGAGCAGCTCGTCGACGATCGGCCGGGCCCGGGAGACGGCTCCGGCCCGAGCGTCGACCGGTGCCGCCTGGACGGCCCCCAGGATCGCGTCGACCAGGCCGATGCGGTCGACCGGGTCGGTCAGGTCGATCGCCGCCAGCGCCTCGGCGCAGCGATCCAGGGCGTCGTCATGGCGACCCTGGGCGGCCCGGGCATAGCCGAGGGCCCAGAGGCGCCCGGGAGAGATCTGCCCCAGTCGCTCGGCGATCCGGGCGGCGGCCTCGATCGCCTCGGCGTTCCTGAGGGCGATCAGCTTGAGGACGGCGGCCCGCGCGAGCAGGTCGCCGCCGGGGTTTCCCAGCCGCTCGTCGACGGCCCGCTCCAGGCCACTCGGGTCGCCGTCGCCGGCGACCAGCAGGCGGGTGGCCCTCAGCTCGGCAACCTCGGGGTCGCCGGGGCGGAGCAACTCCAGGCGATCGAGCTGCTCCTCGGCCTCTCCCAGCCGATCGGCGAACAGCAGGGCCCGGGCGTGCAAGGCGACCGCCTCGGGGGAGGGGGAGGGTTGGATCGCCGAGACGGCCGTGACCTGGGCGGCCCGGCCGGGCTGGCCGAGGGCGATGAGCAGCGCGGCCAGCTGCGACCGGGCCTGGACCGCCACGCGGTCCGTCAGCGGGAGGTCGGCCATCAGCCCCTCGAACGCGGTGACCGCCTCGGCCCGTCGGGCCGGGTCCGGGGCCCGGGAGAGGACGACGGCGCGGGCCAGGCGACGGCCCGGCTCGCCCCCCTCGTCACCGACTAGTTCCAGGGCGCGCCCCCAGGCCTCCGGGTCGCCGGCGGCCCGGGAGGCGAGCATCATGGCCAGATCCAGGGCGGCGGCGTCGGAGATGGACTCGACGGCCGTGAGCCGCTCCAGCAGCGGCTCGGACAGCCCGGGCCGGCCGGTCTCGTTGTAGTACGAGGCGGCGTCGACCAGCAGCTTCGGGTCGGCGATCGGCCCTTCCAGGGCCTCCTTCAGGACGGCGTCGGCCCCCTCGGGGTCGCCGGAGGCGAGGCGGAGCCGGGCCTCCAGGGGGGCGGCAGGGACGTCGGAGGCCCGTTCCAGGGCGCGTCGGATGGTCACCTCCAGGGAGGCCCGATCGCGGCCCATGCGGGCCTGGGCGGCGATCAGGTCGATCCAGGGGGCGGCCTCGTCGGCGTCGGCCCGCTCGGCCTGGCGGCGGAGCAGGCCCTCCAGCTCGTCCTGGCGGCCGGCCATCGAGAGCATCCGGGCCCGCCAGGCGATCAGGGCGGCCGGGGCGTCGGGGTCGTCGCCGGCGTCCCCCAGCAGCCGGGAGGCCCGGGAGAGCTCGCCGGCCCCCAGCAGGGCCTGGGCCGAGAGCCGGCCGATCCGGGGGTCGGACTCCGACTCCCGGGCCAGCCGCTCCAGCTCCTCGAAGCGCCCGAGCCGGGCCAGCAGGTCGGTCAGGGGGGTGAGGGCCTGCTCATCCCCCCGCTCCCAGGCATCTTGATAGGAGGCGACCGCCTCCTCGGGCTCGCCCTGGGCCTCCCGGATCCGGCCGAGCAGCAGGTGGGCGGCGGCCAGCTCCCGGGCGTCGGTCAGCACGCCGTCCTCGCCGTCGACGATTTCCCGGGCCTCTTCCAGCTTCGAGAGCCGGGATTTGTCCCGCCCCCGGTCGCCGTCGCCGACGGGGGCCTCCGGGTCCAGCCGTTCGGCCTCCCGGAGCAAAATCGCGGCATGGGCCAGCCGGTAGGGGAGGTCCTTGGAGAGGCTGGCGAGCAGCGTGTTCGCGTCGTCGATCCGGGCGTCTTGCAGCGCGACGTCGATCCGGGCGATGACCGGCCCGGGGGCGTCCGGCTCAAGCTTCGCCCAGTTCCGGAAGGCCAGGTCGGCGCCGTCGAGGTCCGCCTGGGCCAGCCGGAGCCGGCCGACCTCCTCCCAGAGCTGGGCCTGCTCGTCGGGCTGCAGCCGGTCGATCCCCTCGAGCAGCCGACTCTGGGCCTCCCGACCCCGGCCCAGTTCGAGCAGGACCCGGGCCAGGGCCAGGCGGAGCCGGGCGCCGTCGCCGACGGCCTCCAGGCCGCGTTCGACCAGGAGGACGGCCTGCTCGGGCTGGCCGGAACGGAGCATCAGCTCGGCCCGGGCCGCCCAGAGCCCGGGGTTGGCGGGGGAGCGTTCCAGGGCCTCCCGGAGCCGGGCGTCGGCCTCGTCGAGGCGGCCCTCCAGGGCGTCCCGCTCGGCGAGGACCAGGGCCAGGTCGACGGACTGGGGGTCGGCGATCCCCTCGGCCTGGGCGGCGACCCGGAGGGACCGCTCGGCCCCCTCGACGGCCCGCTCGAAGTCCCCCCAGGAGCGGCGGACCGGCGGCAACGCGGCCTGCTCGGCCAGCCGGGAGGCGGCCAGCATCATCCGGAGCTCGGGGTCGTCGATGCCCCTCCCCTCCAGGGCCCCCTCCAGTTCCCGGGCGGCCTCGGCATACTTGCCGGATCGCTGCAGCATCCGGGCCTTGGCGACGACCGGGGTGATCGACCGGGAGTCGCCCTGGGCGGCCAGGTCGAAGACCCGGCCGGCGCCGTCGAAGTCCCCCAGGGCTTCATAGCAGCGGCCCAGGGCGAGGATGGCCTGGTCCCGGACCGGGCCGGCGACCCGGGAGTCGCGCCGGAGTTTCTCCAGGACGTTGATGGCGGCCGTGTGGTTGCCCACCTGCTCATCCATCAGCGCCAGCAGCAGTTGGAGCCGGGGCTGCTCCTGTTCCCCCCCGGAGAGGTCCTTGTACCGCCTGATCAGGTAGCTGGCATCCTTGACCCGTCCCAGGCGGATCTGGACGTAGGCCAGCCACCAGGCCAGCTCCTCGTTGGAGCCCTGGACGTCGATCAGGGCCTCTCGCCATCGATCCATGGCGAGGATCCGGCGGTCCTCGGCGAAGTCGATCATGCCGCCGACCAGGCGTCGGACCGCGTCGTCCCGGGCGTCGCCCGTCTCGGGGACGGCCTCCAGGTGGGCCCGGGCGGCGGCGGGGTCGCCGCGGTGCAGGGCGTGCTGGGCGGCGGCCAGCCGGACGGCCAGGTCCTCGGGGGCGAGCTGCAGGGCCTGCTGCAGCTCGACGGCGGCCCGCCCCTCGTCGTAGAGTTCGCGATAGTAGGCATATCGGGCCAGCCGGAGGCGGGGATCCTCGGGCCGGGTCGAGACCAAACGGTCCAGGACCGCCTCGGCGGCCTCGGGGTCGCCGGCCCGGTCCCGGTGCAATCGAGCCAGCCGGGAGGCGACCTCGGCGGCCTGCTGGATTTCCTCGTCGACGGCCTCGGCCGCCTCCGCGTCGTCGGGGTCGCGTTGCAGCCGCCGCTCCAGCAGGGACAGGGCGCGCTCGTAGGAGGTGATCGCCCCGTCGAGTTCCTCCTTCGCGCCGGGGACGGCCAGCCCCTCCAGGGCCCGTCCCAGCAGGCGATGAGCCTGGGGGTCGTCGGCCCGACGGGCGATCAGCTCCCGGGCGATCTGGGCGGCGGCCCGATAGCGGTATTCGAGGGCCGCCCGCTCGGGATCCCCCAGCAGGTTGAAGTTCTCGCGGTAGCTGTCGCTCAACAGGATGTACAATTCGGCCAGCCGGGCGCGGACCTCGTCCACCTCCGGGTGCCCGGGGAACTGGCGGATCAGGCGATCATGCAGGCGGCCGGCACGCTCCAGGGTCGGCACGTCGGCGGCCTGCTCGGCCAGCAGCCGGGCCTGCAGGAAGAGCATGTCGGCGTCGTCGGGCTGCTGCTGCAGGTAGCGGCCCAGGTGACGGAGGGCCAGCTCGGGACGCCCGGCCTCGACCAGCTGCTCGATCTGCCGCCGGGCCGCGGCGCCGACCCGGCCGGGCTGGGTCAGATGCAGTGCCAGCGCCGAGCCGCCGAGGGCCAGGGCCAGGATCGCCAGGGCGGCGGCGGCCCGCCAGTTGAACCGCCAGGTCGTCGAGGTCGGTAGCTCTGCCACGGAGGGGGGCCCGGGTTCGAGGGTCGATGGGGGAGAGGCGGGCGGGGGCGCGTGCGCCGCCGGGGACGCTCACGCGATCGCGCAGTTGCCCCCCATGATACGGCCGCCTCGGCCCGTCGTGTCAACGCCGGGAGGGCCCGCACCGCGCCCCGGGCCCCGGGGCGACGCGGCCCGGCAACGTCACGGATTTTGAATTTGACCGTCTCCGAAGCAGAGGGATAGAGTGAAGGCGGGCCGGGGGGTTCCCCCCTGCGCCTCGCCGAGCTTGCCGATCCCCCCGGCACGCACCATCGACCCGGCCCTGGTAGCACACCCCGATGGACACAGCCGACTCGCCCCGCCCCGGCCACGAACTCGCCCGACTGACCGAGTTGCCGCCGGCGCTCCGAGTCCCCCCGCCCCCGGCCTCCCGCACCTCCTCCCCCGGCGGAGGGCTGCCGATCAACCCCCGGCTGGTGCTCCGGGGGCTGGCCCGGCACTGGTGGCAGGCCCTGGCGCTGTGGGTCGTCGGCACGGCCGCCCTGGCGACGCTGGTCTACCTGAGGTACGAGCCGACCTACCGCTCCTCCAGCATGCTGCGGATCGAGACCGACCCGGCCAACCCCTACGTCACCAACGGCGGCCCGCCGGTCCGCAGCGACCTGCAGACCCAGATCCAGCTGATCACCAGCGCCAACGTCCTGACCTCGGCCGTCAGCGACCCCGACGTCTCCAAACTGCCCTCCGTGATCCAGTCCGAGGACGCCGTGGGCTACATCCGGGAGGCGATCAAGGTCTCCCCCCTGCCCGGCGGCAGCCTGATCGAGGTCTCGGCCGAGTCCCGCCTGCGGCACGAGGCCGCCACGATCGTCAACGCCGTGGTCGACGCCTTCCTCAAGGAGGACGCCACCTGGGCGGATGCCCGCAACCGCGGGTCGATCGTGCGGCTGGAGAGCTACCGCGAGGAGCTGGAGGCCGAGATCGAGGGCCTCCAGCAGGGACTCTTCCGGCTGGTCCAGCAGTCCGAGAACCCGGAGATGATGCAGCGGAACCTCGACAAGCTGCTCTCCCCCGGCGCCTCGGGAGACGGCATCTCCGGCAATCCGGACCTGGAGGTCGAGCTCAGCGAGTATCAGCGGCTGCACCAGTCGTTGCTGGAGCTGGAATACGAGGAAATCGAGGCCAAGGCCGAGCTGGAGGCCGTCCGCCGGGAGGCCGGCGGCACCGACCCCCGGATCTGGGTCGAGCGCCGGATCGAGCAGGTCTTCCTCTCCGACCCCGACGTCCGCTCCCTCCGCGAGGGGCTCAAGGACATCCAGGTCCAGATCGACGAGGCCCAGGGCCGCATCCGAAACCCGGCCGACCCGGCGGTCTCCCGCCTGAAGGTCCAGCAGCAGCGGCTGCTGGAGCGGTACAACCAGCTCTGGGCCGACCTCGAGCCGGCCCTGCGGGCCCAGCTGGCCGCCGAGGAGACCAACCCCACCCAGCTCGTCCGCAAGGCCGAGGCCCAGCTGCTCGCCCTGCAGCAGAAACGGGAGCTGATGAAGCAGCGGCTCGACCGGATCGAGCCGTCCACCCGCTCCGAGGGGATCGAGCAGCTGAAGGTGAGCTTCGCCGCCACCGACCTGAGACAGCGCCGGATCATGCTCGACCAGGTCAACCGCCGGATCGAGATGCTGGAGTACGAGTCGAGGGGCAGCGAACCGATCATCGTCATCTCCGAAGCCAAGCCGGGCGGCCCGCCGGTGACCAACAAGCGGGACAAGTACCTGGCCGTCACGCCGCTGGCGATGCTCGGCCTGGTGCTCGGCCTGGTCACCCTGGTCGAGCTGCGTTCCGGCCGGGTCAGCGGCGCCGAGGACCTCACCGGCCGGCTCTCGGCCGAGATCTTCGCCGTCCCCCCCCTGCCCTCGGCCCGATCGGCCGACCGCAACCGACTGGAGGGGCCGGGCCACGACCCGAAGTTCGAGCAGTTCGTCCAGCAACTGGACCACCTCCGGGTGGCCCTCTGCGGGGAGGGCGGGCACGACGGCCGGGGCCGCTGCGTGCTGATCACCAGCGCCGTCGGCGGCGAGGGGAAGACCACCCTGGCCGCCCAGCTGGCCGTCCGGTGCGCCGAGGCCGGGGCCTCCACCGTGCTGATCGACGCCGACCTCCGCCGGGCCACCCTCGGCCGACTCTTCGAGGTCCCCGACTGCCCCGGCCTCAGCGACGTGCTCCGGGGCGACGCCCAGCTGGAGGACGCCCTGGTGCCGATCAGCCAGGTCGGCGGCTGCCAACTGCTGCCGGCCGGCTCCCCGGAGCCCAACCCCAACCGGATCCTCCGCGGCAAGAACTTCGCCCCGATGCTGGAGCGGCTCCGCCGCAGCTTCGACGTGGTGATCATCGACACCTCGCCGGTGCTCCCCGTGCCCGACGCCCTGATCCTCGGCCGCCTGGCCGACGGGGCCGTGATCGCCACCCGGCACGACCAGAGCCGGTTCCCGGCCGTCGAGCGGGCCAACGGCCTGCTCACCGGGGCCGGCATCCCGGTGCTCGGCGTGGTGGTCAATGGCGCCCGGGGGTCCGATCGCCGCTTCGGCGGCGGC
This Tautonia plasticadhaerens DNA region includes the following protein-coding sequences:
- a CDS encoding exopolysaccharide transport family protein, which translates into the protein MDTADSPRPGHELARLTELPPALRVPPPPASRTSSPGGGLPINPRLVLRGLARHWWQALALWVVGTAALATLVYLRYEPTYRSSSMLRIETDPANPYVTNGGPPVRSDLQTQIQLITSANVLTSAVSDPDVSKLPSVIQSEDAVGYIREAIKVSPLPGGSLIEVSAESRLRHEAATIVNAVVDAFLKEDATWADARNRGSIVRLESYREELEAEIEGLQQGLFRLVQQSENPEMMQRNLDKLLSPGASGDGISGNPDLEVELSEYQRLHQSLLELEYEEIEAKAELEAVRREAGGTDPRIWVERRIEQVFLSDPDVRSLREGLKDIQVQIDEAQGRIRNPADPAVSRLKVQQQRLLERYNQLWADLEPALRAQLAAEETNPTQLVRKAEAQLLALQQKRELMKQRLDRIEPSTRSEGIEQLKVSFAATDLRQRRIMLDQVNRRIEMLEYESRGSEPIIVISEAKPGGPPVTNKRDKYLAVTPLAMLGLVLGLVTLVELRSGRVSGAEDLTGRLSAEIFAVPPLPSARSADRNRLEGPGHDPKFEQFVQQLDHLRVALCGEGGHDGRGRCVLITSAVGGEGKTTLAAQLAVRCAEAGASTVLIDADLRRATLGRLFEVPDCPGLSDVLRGDAQLEDALVPISQVGGCQLLPAGSPEPNPNRILRGKNFAPMLERLRRSFDVVIIDTSPVLPVPDALILGRLADGAVIATRHDQSRFPAVERANGLLTGAGIPVLGVVVNGARGSDRRFGGGYAAYTYRTDRMPDPAGGPSAG
- a CDS encoding tetratricopeptide repeat protein; the encoded protein is MAELPTSTTWRFNWRAAAALAILALALGGSALALHLTQPGRVGAAARRQIEQLVEAGRPELALRHLGRYLQQQPDDADMLFLQARLLAEQAADVPTLERAGRLHDRLIRQFPGHPEVDEVRARLAELYILLSDSYRENFNLLGDPERAALEYRYRAAAQIARELIARRADDPQAHRLLGRALEGLAVPGAKEELDGAITSYERALSLLERRLQRDPDDAEAAEAVDEEIQQAAEVASRLARLHRDRAGDPEAAEAVLDRLVSTRPEDPRLRLARYAYYRELYDEGRAAVELQQALQLAPEDLAVRLAAAQHALHRGDPAAARAHLEAVPETGDARDDAVRRLVGGMIDFAEDRRILAMDRWREALIDVQGSNEELAWWLAYVQIRLGRVKDASYLIRRYKDLSGGEQEQPRLQLLLALMDEQVGNHTAAINVLEKLRRDSRVAGPVRDQAILALGRCYEALGDFDGAGRVFDLAAQGDSRSITPVVAKARMLQRSGKYAEAARELEGALEGRGIDDPELRMMLAASRLAEQAALPPVRRSWGDFERAVEGAERSLRVAAQAEGIADPQSVDLALVLAERDALEGRLDEADARLREALERSPANPGLWAARAELMLRSGQPEQAVLLVERGLEAVGDGARLRLALARVLLELGRGREAQSRLLEGIDRLQPDEQAQLWEEVGRLRLAQADLDGADLAFRNWAKLEPDAPGPVIARIDVALQDARIDDANTLLASLSKDLPYRLAHAAILLREAERLDPEAPVGDGDRGRDKSRLSKLEEAREIVDGEDGVLTDARELAAAHLLLGRIREAQGEPEEAVASYQDAWERGDEQALTPLTDLLARLGRFEELERLARESESDPRIGRLSAQALLGAGELSRASRLLGDAGDDPDAPAALIAWRARMLSMAGRQDELEGLLRRQAERADADEAAPWIDLIAAQARMGRDRASLEVTIRRALERASDVPAAPLEARLRLASGDPEGADAVLKEALEGPIADPKLLVDAASYYNETGRPGLSEPLLERLTAVESISDAAALDLAMMLASRAAGDPEAWGRALELVGDEGGEPGRRLARAVVLSRAPDPARRAEAVTAFEGLMADLPLTDRVAVQARSQLAALLIALGQPGRAAQVTAVSAIQPSPSPEAVALHARALLFADRLGEAEEQLDRLELLRPGDPEVAELRATRLLVAGDGDPSGLERAVDERLGNPGGDLLARAAVLKLIALRNAEAIEAAARIAERLGQISPGRLWALGYARAAQGRHDDALDRCAEALAAIDLTDPVDRIGLVDAILGAVQAAPVDARAGAVSRARPIVDELLRRRPDDPDLLLPSAILHHQVGAYQAEAEIYRRVLDRRPGDQQALYNLALVLSEGLDRPEEGLEQLDRLEAAIGPAPKILGARGVILTRLGRFDQAIRALERCVELEPTADRHYFLARAYRKAGLDDRFREQLDRARRTGLDPDLFDRWQRDEVRALLAL